In the Streptomyces sp. 840.1 genome, one interval contains:
- a CDS encoding SSI family serine proteinase inhibitor, whose protein sequence is MRVRAALATAVPVAALAAALLSPGATVPAAAAHSTAQDPGILLTVSGSENTWIRGVVLHCPPGPEDRHPDAAGACAALDEAAGDFDALAGEPRPCPYAYDPVTVTAEGTGPDGAVDWRHTYPSACDMDAATGPVFRF, encoded by the coding sequence ATGCGCGTGCGCGCCGCCCTTGCCACCGCCGTCCCCGTCGCCGCCCTTGCTGCGGCCCTGCTGTCCCCCGGTGCGACCGTGCCCGCCGCGGCCGCACATTCCACGGCGCAGGACCCGGGGATCCTCCTGACCGTCTCCGGCAGCGAGAACACCTGGATCCGGGGGGTCGTCCTGCACTGTCCGCCCGGCCCCGAGGACCGGCACCCCGACGCGGCCGGCGCCTGCGCGGCCCTCGACGAGGCCGCAGGGGACTTCGACGCGCTCGCCGGCGAGCCGCGTCCGTGCCCCTACGCGTACGACCCCGTGACCGTCACCGCCGAGGGCACCGGGCCGGACGGGGCCGTCGACTGGCGGCACACGTACCCCAGCGCATGCGACATGGACGCGGCCACCGGCCCGGTGTTCCGCTTCTGA
- a CDS encoding ABC transporter permease, giving the protein MSAAPNRRLVAVVLLIPIVVALVLWAFAWPAARMAPRDLPVGVVGTGPAADRLQEQLEARDGAFEIHRYDSEAAARTAIEHRAVYGAITVTAQGPELLTATAAGPVVAQLLHDAVAAQAPDGAAARVTDVVAAPAADPRGSVLGSSILPLAIAGVATGAVVTLLGLRGRRAAGALLGVAALVGMVAAALTDSWLGVLTGDWWSEAGAFGLTVLAIGATVAGLAALIGTAGIGLGSLVMVLVGNPFSGVTSAPELLPRPVGAIGQWLAPGAGGSLLRSVAFFDGNAAAGPLLALSLWTVLGLIAVLAGGRRRRTRTAESAAAPGRRPAPVG; this is encoded by the coding sequence ATGTCCGCTGCCCCCAACCGTCGCCTGGTGGCGGTCGTCCTCCTGATCCCCATCGTGGTGGCCCTCGTCCTGTGGGCCTTCGCCTGGCCGGCCGCCCGGATGGCCCCGCGCGACCTGCCCGTCGGCGTCGTCGGCACGGGGCCCGCCGCCGACCGGCTCCAGGAACAGCTGGAGGCGCGCGACGGCGCCTTCGAGATCCACCGCTACGACTCCGAGGCCGCCGCCCGTACCGCCATCGAGCACCGGGCCGTATACGGGGCGATCACGGTCACCGCGCAGGGCCCCGAGCTGCTGACCGCGACCGCGGCGGGCCCGGTGGTGGCCCAGCTGCTGCACGACGCGGTCGCCGCCCAGGCCCCGGACGGCGCCGCGGCCCGGGTCACGGACGTGGTGGCGGCCCCGGCCGCGGATCCGCGCGGCAGTGTCCTCGGGTCGAGCATCCTGCCCCTGGCCATCGCGGGCGTGGCCACGGGCGCCGTGGTGACCCTGCTGGGGCTGCGCGGCCGCCGGGCGGCGGGGGCGCTGCTCGGGGTCGCCGCCCTGGTGGGGATGGTGGCCGCCGCGCTCACGGACAGCTGGCTCGGGGTCCTGACCGGCGATTGGTGGAGCGAGGCGGGCGCGTTCGGGCTCACCGTGCTCGCGATCGGCGCGACGGTGGCCGGACTCGCCGCGCTGATCGGCACGGCGGGCATCGGCCTCGGGTCCCTGGTGATGGTGCTGGTGGGCAACCCCTTCTCGGGTGTCACCAGCGCACCCGAACTGCTGCCCCGGCCGGTCGGCGCGATCGGCCAGTGGCTGGCGCCGGGCGCGGGCGGATCGCTGCTGCGGTCCGTCGCGTTCTTCGACGGCAACGCGGCGGCCGGGCCGCTCCTGGCCCTCAGCCTGTGGACCGTACTGGGACTGATCGCGGTACTGGCCGGCGGCCGCCGCCGCAGGACCCGGACCGCCGAGTCCGCCGCCGCACCCGGGCGCCGGCCC
- a CDS encoding urease subunit alpha, whose translation MAELHRAVYADLFGPTTGDRIRLADTDLLVEIEEDRCGGPGLAGDEAVFGGGKVIRESMGQARTTRAEGAPDTVVTGAVIIDHWGIVKADIGIRDGRITGIGKAGNPDTMDGVHPELVIGPETEIIAGNGKFITAGAIDAHVHFISPTLMDQALSSGITTLVGGGTGPAEGSKATTITPGPWHLARMFAALEAYPVNIGLLGKGNTMSRDAMHSQLRAGALGFKIHEDWGATPAVIDACLGVCEETGAQLAIHTDTLNEAGFVADTLAAIAGRSIHAYHTEGAGGGHAPDIISVVSEPYVLPSSTNPTRPHTVNTIEEHLDMLMVCHHLNPAVPEDLAFAESRIRPSTIAAEDILHDLGAISIISSDSQAMGRIGEVVLRTWQTAHVMKRRRGALPGDGRADNRRVRRYVAKYTINPAVAQGLDQEIGSVESGKLADLVLWEPAFFGVKPQTVIKGGQIAYAQMGDANASIPTPQPVLPRPMFGAVGRAPAANSFNFVAQAAIEDGLPERLALGKRFVPITSTRGVGKADMRENDALPRVDVDPDSFAVTIDGEPVEPAPAAELPMAQRYFLF comes from the coding sequence ATGGCTGAACTCCATCGCGCCGTGTACGCCGACCTGTTCGGTCCCACCACCGGCGACCGGATCCGCCTCGCGGACACCGATCTGCTCGTCGAGATCGAGGAGGACCGCTGCGGCGGACCCGGACTCGCCGGCGACGAGGCGGTGTTCGGGGGCGGCAAGGTGATCCGCGAGTCCATGGGGCAGGCGCGCACCACCCGCGCCGAGGGCGCCCCCGACACGGTCGTCACCGGTGCCGTCATCATCGACCACTGGGGCATCGTCAAGGCGGACATCGGTATCCGCGACGGCCGGATCACCGGGATCGGCAAGGCCGGCAACCCGGACACCATGGACGGCGTCCATCCCGAGCTGGTCATCGGCCCGGAGACCGAGATCATCGCGGGCAACGGGAAGTTCATCACCGCCGGTGCCATCGACGCGCACGTGCACTTCATCTCGCCCACCCTCATGGACCAGGCGCTCTCCAGCGGCATCACCACGCTCGTGGGCGGCGGCACCGGGCCTGCCGAGGGCAGCAAGGCCACCACCATCACCCCCGGCCCCTGGCACCTCGCCCGGATGTTCGCGGCGCTGGAGGCCTACCCCGTCAACATCGGGCTGCTCGGCAAGGGCAACACGATGTCCCGCGACGCCATGCACTCCCAGCTGCGGGCCGGAGCACTCGGGTTCAAGATCCACGAGGACTGGGGGGCGACCCCGGCCGTCATCGACGCCTGCCTGGGCGTCTGCGAGGAGACCGGCGCCCAGCTGGCCATCCACACGGACACCCTCAACGAGGCCGGGTTCGTCGCCGACACCCTGGCCGCCATCGCCGGACGCTCCATCCACGCCTACCACACCGAGGGGGCGGGCGGCGGGCACGCACCCGACATCATCAGCGTCGTCTCGGAGCCGTACGTCCTGCCCAGCTCCACCAACCCGACCCGGCCGCACACCGTCAACACCATCGAGGAACACCTCGACATGCTGATGGTCTGCCACCACCTCAACCCCGCGGTACCGGAGGATCTGGCCTTCGCGGAATCACGGATCCGGCCCTCCACCATCGCGGCGGAGGACATCCTCCACGACCTCGGTGCCATCTCGATCATCTCCTCCGACTCCCAGGCCATGGGACGCATCGGTGAGGTCGTCCTGCGCACCTGGCAGACCGCGCACGTGATGAAGAGGCGACGCGGCGCACTGCCGGGCGACGGGCGCGCCGACAACCGCCGGGTCCGTCGCTATGTCGCCAAATACACCATCAACCCGGCGGTCGCGCAGGGCCTCGACCAGGAGATCGGCTCCGTCGAGAGCGGCAAACTCGCCGATCTGGTGCTCTGGGAACCGGCGTTCTTCGGAGTGAAACCGCAGACCGTCATCAAGGGCGGCCAGATCGCCTACGCGCAGATGGGCGACGCCAACGCCTCCATCCCCACCCCGCAGCCCGTACTGCCCCGGCCCATGTTCGGCGCCGTCGGCCGGGCCCCGGCCGCCAACTCCTTCAACTTCGTGGCCCAGGCCGCGATCGAGGACGGGCTTCCCGAGCGGCTCGCACTCGGGAAGCGGTTCGTCCCGATCACCAGCACCCGGGGGGTCGGCAAGGCCGACATGCGGGAGAACGACGCGCTGCCACGGGTCGACGTCGACCCCGACAGCTTCGCCGTCACCATCGACGGCGAACCGGTCGAACCGGCACCCGCCGCCGAACTCCCCATGGCCCAGCGCTACTTCCTCTTCTGA
- a CDS encoding 1-acyl-sn-glycerol-3-phosphate acyltransferase, protein MFYYLLKYVVLGPLLRLFFRPVIEGTEHIPADGAAIIAGNHLSFSDHFLMPAIIKRRITFLAKAEYFTGPGVKGRLTAAFFRSAGQIPVDRSGKEAGQAAIREGLGVLSRGELLGIYPEGTRSHDGRLYKGKVGVAVMAIRGQVPVVPCAMVGTFEIQPPGKVVPRLKQVTIRFGAPLDFSRYAGLEDEKAAIRAVTDEIMYAILGLSGQEYVDEYAAKVKAAEQGERPGKFPKLRR, encoded by the coding sequence GTGTTCTATTACCTGCTCAAGTACGTCGTCCTGGGGCCGCTGCTGCGGCTGTTCTTCCGCCCCGTCATCGAGGGCACGGAGCACATCCCGGCGGACGGGGCCGCGATCATCGCCGGCAATCACCTGTCGTTCTCCGACCACTTCCTGATGCCCGCGATCATCAAGCGCCGCATCACCTTCCTGGCGAAGGCAGAGTACTTCACCGGCCCCGGTGTGAAGGGCCGGCTGACCGCCGCGTTCTTCCGGAGCGCCGGTCAGATCCCGGTGGACCGGTCGGGGAAGGAGGCGGGGCAGGCCGCGATCCGTGAGGGGCTCGGGGTGCTGAGCAGGGGTGAGCTGCTGGGCATCTATCCGGAAGGCACCCGTTCGCACGACGGCCGGCTCTACAAGGGCAAGGTCGGGGTCGCGGTGATGGCCATCAGGGGGCAGGTGCCGGTGGTGCCCTGCGCCATGGTCGGCACGTTCGAGATCCAGCCTCCCGGCAAGGTAGTGCCGCGCCTCAAGCAGGTCACCATCCGCTTCGGAGCGCCGCTGGACTTCTCCCGCTACGCCGGCCTCGAGGACGAGAAGGCGGCGATCCGGGCGGTCACCGACGAGATCATGTACGCGATCCTCGGCCTCTCCGGACAGGAGTACGTCGACGAGTACGCGGCCAAGGTGAAGGCCGCCGAACAGGGCGAACGCCCGGGAAAGTTCCCGAAACTCCGACGCTGA
- a CDS encoding urease accessory protein UreF, whose protein sequence is MSRAALLVLADGRFPAGGHAHSGGAEPAVEAGRVRDAADLAAFCRGRLHTTGLTAAALAAAAAHGHDPLALDEAADARTPSPALRAVARRLGRQLMRAARATWPSGELEALARARPRGAHQPVVLGLTARAAGLGPEDAAYCVAYEAVSGPATAVVRLLSLDPFDATAVLARLAPELDHVAGLAAAAARGSIDELPAASAPLLDIAAEAHAARPVRLFAS, encoded by the coding sequence ATGAGCCGTGCAGCCCTGCTCGTCCTGGCCGACGGCCGGTTCCCCGCCGGCGGCCACGCCCACTCGGGCGGCGCCGAGCCTGCCGTCGAGGCCGGACGCGTCCGCGACGCGGCGGACCTCGCGGCGTTCTGCCGGGGCCGCCTCCACACCACCGGGCTGACCGCCGCGGCACTCGCCGCGGCGGCCGCCCACGGGCACGACCCGCTCGCCCTCGACGAGGCCGCCGACGCGCGCACCCCCTCACCCGCCCTGCGCGCGGTCGCCCGCAGGCTCGGCCGCCAGCTGATGCGGGCGGCGCGCGCGACCTGGCCCAGCGGCGAACTCGAAGCGCTCGCACGGGCCAGGCCGCGCGGCGCCCATCAGCCCGTCGTGCTGGGACTCACCGCCCGCGCGGCAGGGCTCGGCCCCGAGGACGCCGCGTACTGCGTCGCCTACGAAGCGGTGAGCGGACCGGCCACGGCAGTGGTCCGGCTGCTCTCCCTCGACCCCTTCGACGCCACCGCCGTCCTCGCCCGGCTCGCCCCCGAACTCGACCATGTCGCCGGGCTGGCGGCCGCCGCCGCTCGCGGGAGCATCGACGAGCTGCCCGCCGCGTCGGCCCCGCTGCTCGACATCGCCGCCGAGGCCCACGCCGCCCGACCGGTCCGGCTGTTCGCCTCGTAA
- the ureG gene encoding urease accessory protein UreG: MHLDHSHPGPAAVGADAARPDGTRRALRIGLGGPVGSGKTATVAALCRTLRDQLSLAVVTNDIYTREDAAFLLRNAVLPPERIQAVETGACPHTAIRDDISANLEAVEDLEDAVGPLDLILVESGGDNLTATFSKGLVDAQIFIIDVAGGDDIPRKGGPGVTTSDLLVINKTDLAPYVGSDLGRMARDAAEQRGELPVLLTSLTSGEGVGPVADWVRGLLASWNA, translated from the coding sequence ATGCACCTCGACCACTCCCACCCCGGACCGGCCGCCGTCGGCGCCGACGCCGCACGCCCCGACGGCACCCGGCGGGCCCTGCGCATCGGTCTCGGCGGACCCGTCGGCTCCGGCAAGACCGCGACCGTGGCCGCGCTCTGCCGCACCCTGCGCGACCAGCTGTCCCTCGCGGTCGTCACCAACGACATCTACACCCGCGAGGACGCCGCGTTCCTGCTGCGCAACGCGGTACTGCCGCCCGAGCGGATCCAGGCCGTCGAGACCGGCGCCTGTCCGCACACCGCGATCCGCGACGACATATCCGCCAACCTCGAAGCCGTCGAGGACCTGGAGGACGCCGTGGGGCCGCTCGACCTGATCCTCGTCGAATCCGGCGGCGACAACCTCACCGCCACCTTCTCCAAGGGGCTCGTCGACGCCCAGATCTTCATCATCGACGTGGCGGGCGGCGACGACATCCCGCGCAAGGGCGGACCCGGGGTCACCACCTCCGACCTGCTCGTGATCAACAAGACCGACCTGGCGCCCTACGTCGGCTCCGACCTCGGCCGGATGGCCCGCGACGCCGCCGAGCAGCGCGGCGAACTCCCCGTCCTGCTCACCTCGCTCACCTCCGGCGAAGGCGTCGGCCCGGTGGCCGACTGGGTGCGGGGGCTGCTCGCCTCCTGGAACGCATGA
- a CDS encoding urease subunit gamma, whose protein sequence is MQLTPHEQERLLIHVAADVADKRLARGLRLNHPEAIALISSHLMEGARDGRTVTELMASGRKVLSRDDVMDGIAEMIHDVQVEATFPDGTKLVTVHDPIV, encoded by the coding sequence GTGCAACTGACCCCGCACGAGCAGGAACGTCTGCTCATTCACGTAGCCGCGGATGTGGCGGACAAGCGCCTCGCCCGCGGACTGCGGCTCAACCACCCCGAGGCGATTGCCCTCATCAGCTCCCACCTGATGGAGGGCGCCCGCGACGGCCGTACGGTCACCGAACTGATGGCGTCCGGGCGCAAGGTGCTCAGCCGCGACGACGTCATGGACGGCATCGCCGAGATGATCCACGACGTGCAGGTCGAGGCGACCTTCCCGGACGGCACCAAGCTCGTCACCGTCCACGATCCGATCGTCTGA
- a CDS encoding TetR/AcrR family transcriptional regulator, whose product MARVSQEHLDARRRQILDGAARCFARDGFHGTSMQDVLKEVGLSAGAVYRYFTGKDDLIAAIAGEAVAGVRQAFERASQVEPPPTPDVLIGRVVRTLFAEGVDGGRGLDRRAYAGLIVQVWSEALRSDRLAATLIEAYEGLRTSWSELVRVYRERGVLTADVPDERVARTLIAAAQGFIIQMAMFGDPGPETMEDGLRGLMSMNMQKIS is encoded by the coding sequence ATGGCTCGTGTATCCCAGGAACACCTCGATGCCCGCCGCCGGCAGATCCTCGACGGCGCCGCGCGCTGCTTCGCCCGCGACGGCTTCCACGGAACCTCGATGCAGGACGTGCTCAAGGAGGTCGGACTGTCGGCGGGAGCCGTCTACCGCTACTTCACCGGCAAGGACGATCTGATCGCGGCCATCGCGGGGGAGGCGGTCGCCGGCGTCAGGCAGGCGTTCGAGCGGGCATCCCAGGTCGAGCCCCCGCCCACGCCCGACGTCCTGATCGGCCGCGTGGTGCGCACCCTGTTCGCGGAAGGGGTGGATGGGGGGCGGGGGCTGGACCGGCGGGCGTACGCCGGGCTGATCGTGCAGGTGTGGTCCGAGGCCCTGCGCAGCGACAGGCTGGCGGCCACGCTCATCGAGGCCTACGAGGGGTTGCGGACGTCCTGGTCCGAGCTGGTCAGGGTGTACCGGGAGCGGGGTGTGCTCACGGCCGACGTGCCGGACGAGCGGGTCGCCCGCACGCTCATCGCCGCCGCCCAGGGATTCATCATCCAGATGGCCATGTTCGGCGACCCCGGACCGGAGACCATGGAGGACGGTCTGCGGGGGCTGATGTCCATGAACATGCAAAAGATCAGTTAA
- a CDS encoding urease accessory protein UreD produces the protein MSVRATARVTAVRDARGGTSLPVLESEGPLAPRRTRSLHPGSARVTVVGAMSGPLGGDRLAIEVRAEPGARLTVDSAAATVALPGPGPGDGPAHYEVRLTAGEEAALDWLPEQLICAHGSELVMRTTAELDPTARLVLREEQILGRHGETTGTLFSRLTVRRAGRPLLDQQTAHGPGAPGGWNGPAVLGGHRAVGQLLVVDPSFGDRGPESRLLGPTAVLTRLAGPAVLVTAVAADARALRAVLDQAREELKTGEPA, from the coding sequence ATGAGCGTCCGGGCCACCGCCCGCGTCACCGCCGTACGCGACGCCCGGGGCGGCACCTCGCTGCCCGTCCTGGAGAGCGAGGGGCCCCTCGCCCCGCGGCGGACCAGGTCCCTGCACCCGGGCTCGGCCCGCGTCACCGTCGTCGGCGCGATGAGCGGGCCCCTCGGCGGTGACCGGCTCGCCATCGAGGTCAGGGCCGAGCCGGGGGCCCGGCTCACCGTCGACTCGGCAGCGGCCACCGTCGCCCTGCCCGGCCCGGGACCGGGCGACGGACCCGCCCACTACGAGGTACGGCTCACGGCGGGGGAGGAGGCCGCTCTCGACTGGCTGCCGGAACAGCTCATCTGCGCGCACGGAAGCGAACTGGTCATGCGGACCACCGCCGAACTCGACCCCACCGCACGCCTGGTGCTGCGTGAGGAACAGATACTCGGCCGGCACGGCGAGACCACCGGCACCCTGTTCAGCAGACTCACCGTCCGCCGCGCCGGGCGCCCGCTCCTCGACCAGCAGACGGCCCACGGACCCGGTGCCCCCGGCGGCTGGAACGGTCCGGCCGTGCTCGGCGGCCACCGCGCCGTCGGACAACTGCTCGTCGTGGATCCGTCGTTCGGGGACCGCGGACCGGAGAGCAGACTGCTGGGGCCGACCGCCGTGCTCACCCGGCTCGCCGGCCCGGCCGTGCTGGTGACCGCGGTGGCCGCCGACGCGAGGGCGCTGCGTGCCGTGCTGGACCAGGCGCGGGAGGAGCTGAAGACCGGCGAACCCGCTTGA
- a CDS encoding urease subunit beta gives MTPGEILHADGPVPLNAGRTVTRLTVLNAADRPVQVGSHYHFSEANPGLEFDRAAARGLRLNIAAGTAVRFEPGIPVDIELVPLAGRRIVPGLRGETGGALDG, from the coding sequence ATGACTCCGGGCGAGATCCTCCACGCCGACGGACCGGTGCCGCTCAACGCGGGCCGGACCGTCACCCGTCTCACAGTCCTCAACGCCGCCGACCGGCCGGTCCAGGTCGGCTCGCACTACCACTTCTCCGAGGCCAACCCAGGTCTGGAGTTCGACCGGGCGGCAGCCCGCGGCCTGCGGCTGAACATCGCCGCCGGAACCGCGGTCCGCTTCGAGCCCGGCATACCCGTCGACATCGAACTCGTCCCCCTGGCCGGACGGCGGATCGTCCCCGGCCTGCGCGGCGAGACCGGAGGTGCTCTCGATGGCTGA
- a CDS encoding glycoside hydrolase family 6 protein: MRTRGTITHGLRRRLAALSALAMGAALAVAVPAPASAAARVDNPYAGATAYVNPDWSAKAAAEPGGTAIADEPGFVWMDRIAAIEGSAQAMSLREHLDTALDQGANLFQVVIYDLPGRDCAALASNGELGPTELDRYKDEYIDPISEILADPAYANLRIVTIIEPDSLPNIVTNAGGSAGSTEACATMKANGNYEKGVGYALHTLGAIPNVYNYIDAAHHGWLGWDSNFVPAAQEFKKAATSEGATVSDVTGFIVNTANYSALKEPNFKITDTVNGAQVRQSKWIDWNYYTDELSFAQALRTELVSQGFASNIGMLIDTARNGWGGSHRPAGPGPQTSVDAYVDGGRVDRRIHAGNWCNQNGAGVGERPTSAPEPGIDAYVWAKPPGESDGNSAPIDNDEGKGFDRMCDPTYTGNGRNGNNLTGALPNSPLAGHWFSAQFQELVRNAYPPLDGTPGGGGDDTQAPTAPTSVTVTAKTSGSVSLSWTASTDDTGVTGYDVFRGGTKVGSTTTTSYTDTGLTASTAYSYTVKAKDAAGNVSAASGAISATTSAGGGTGTGTLKVQYKNTDSSATDNQIRMGLQLVNTGSTAVNLSTVKVRYWFTPEAGASTFGTACDYAVIGCGNLTHGVQSSGSTAAGASHYLEVGFGSGTLAAGASTGEMQLRLNKSDWSSFNEADDYSRSTATSYADAPKIGVYVTGALSWGTAP, translated from the coding sequence ATGAGAACCAGAGGCACCATCACGCACGGGCTACGCCGAAGACTGGCCGCGCTCTCCGCCCTGGCCATGGGCGCGGCACTGGCGGTCGCCGTCCCCGCCCCCGCCTCGGCGGCGGCCCGGGTCGACAACCCCTATGCCGGCGCCACGGCATACGTGAACCCCGACTGGTCCGCCAAGGCGGCGGCCGAGCCGGGTGGCACTGCCATCGCCGACGAACCGGGCTTCGTCTGGATGGACCGCATCGCGGCCATCGAGGGTTCGGCCCAGGCGATGAGCCTGCGCGAGCACCTCGACACGGCTCTGGACCAGGGGGCCAACCTGTTCCAGGTCGTCATCTACGACCTGCCGGGACGGGACTGTGCCGCACTGGCGTCCAACGGCGAGCTCGGACCGACCGAACTGGACCGGTACAAGGACGAGTACATCGACCCGATCTCCGAGATCCTCGCCGACCCGGCGTACGCGAACCTGCGCATCGTCACGATCATCGAGCCCGACTCGCTGCCCAACATCGTCACCAACGCGGGCGGTTCGGCCGGTTCCACCGAGGCCTGCGCGACGATGAAGGCGAACGGCAACTACGAGAAGGGTGTCGGCTACGCCCTGCACACCCTCGGCGCCATTCCCAACGTGTACAACTACATCGACGCCGCGCACCACGGCTGGCTGGGCTGGGACTCCAACTTCGTCCCGGCCGCTCAGGAGTTCAAGAAGGCCGCCACCTCGGAGGGGGCCACGGTCTCCGACGTCACGGGCTTCATCGTGAACACGGCCAACTACTCGGCTCTCAAGGAGCCCAACTTCAAGATCACCGACACGGTCAACGGCGCTCAGGTCCGTCAGTCCAAGTGGATCGACTGGAACTACTACACCGATGAGCTGTCGTTCGCCCAGGCACTGCGTACCGAGCTGGTGAGCCAGGGCTTCGCCTCGAACATCGGCATGCTGATCGACACGGCCCGCAACGGCTGGGGCGGCAGCCACCGGCCTGCCGGCCCCGGGCCGCAGACGAGTGTGGACGCCTATGTCGACGGCGGCCGGGTCGACCGGCGCATCCACGCGGGCAACTGGTGCAACCAGAACGGCGCCGGCGTCGGGGAGCGCCCCACCAGCGCCCCGGAGCCCGGCATCGACGCGTACGTCTGGGCCAAGCCGCCGGGCGAGTCGGACGGCAACAGCGCCCCCATCGACAACGACGAGGGCAAGGGCTTCGACCGGATGTGCGACCCCACGTACACCGGTAACGGCCGCAACGGCAACAACCTGACCGGTGCCCTGCCGAACTCCCCGCTGGCCGGTCACTGGTTCTCCGCGCAGTTCCAGGAGCTCGTCCGCAACGCCTACCCCCCGCTCGACGGCACGCCCGGCGGTGGCGGCGACGACACCCAGGCGCCGACCGCGCCCACCTCGGTGACCGTCACGGCGAAGACCAGCGGCAGCGTCTCGCTGTCCTGGACCGCGTCGACCGATGACACCGGGGTGACCGGGTACGACGTGTTCCGCGGCGGAACGAAGGTGGGCTCCACCACGACCACCTCGTACACGGACACCGGCCTGACGGCCTCGACCGCCTACAGCTACACCGTCAAGGCCAAGGACGCGGCCGGCAACGTGTCGGCGGCCTCCGGCGCGATCTCCGCCACGACGTCCGCCGGCGGCGGCACCGGGACGGGCACGCTCAAGGTCCAGTACAAGAACACCGACTCCTCCGCCACCGACAACCAGATCCGGATGGGCCTGCAACTGGTCAACACCGGCAGCACCGCGGTGAACCTCTCCACGGTGAAGGTGCGGTACTGGTTCACTCCCGAGGCCGGGGCCTCCACCTTCGGCACCGCCTGCGACTACGCGGTGATCGGCTGCGGCAACCTGACCCACGGTGTGCAGTCCTCGGGCAGCACGGCGGCCGGTGCCAGCCACTACCTGGAGGTCGGCTTCGGCAGCGGAACGCTCGCCGCGGGCGCCTCCACGGGTGAGATGCAGCTCCGGCTGAACAAGAGCGACTGGTCCAGCTTCAACGAGGCGGACGACTACAGCCGTTCGACGGCCACGAGCTACGCCGACGCACCGAAGATCGGCGTGTACGTGACCGGCGCGCTCTCCTGGGGTACCGCGCCCTGA
- a CDS encoding NAD(P)-dependent oxidoreductase — protein sequence MTKGHAWVLGATGQIGRAAVRSLVEDGWTVTAASRGGGRDDRWDAGARTVALDREEEGALAAALGDGCDVLVDMVAYGGQHARQLTDLAGRIGSAVVVSSGAVYEDERGRSFDTQGEPDGSPCYPVPIPESQPTVPPGEATYGTRKILLEHDLLAAGDALPVTLLRAGAVHGPYCRSPRELYFVKRALDGRTRRVLAYGGTSRFHPLHASNAAELIRLAALRPGSRVLNAADPQAPTVAEIGEAVDAVMGRETETVLIAGAASPEGVGLSPWGAPHPIVYDMTAAERELGYRPVTGYAESLPETVEWITAQLAGRDWTEAYPAMVRAYGTGLFDYAAEDAWLEQHDHTG from the coding sequence ATGACCAAGGGACACGCATGGGTGCTGGGAGCGACCGGCCAGATCGGGCGGGCGGCGGTGCGCTCGCTCGTCGAGGACGGCTGGACGGTGACGGCCGCCTCGCGCGGCGGCGGCCGTGACGACCGCTGGGACGCGGGGGCGCGCACGGTCGCGCTCGACCGCGAGGAGGAGGGCGCGCTCGCGGCGGCGCTCGGTGACGGCTGCGACGTACTGGTCGACATGGTCGCCTACGGCGGACAGCACGCCCGGCAGCTGACGGATCTCGCGGGCCGGATCGGTTCGGCCGTCGTCGTCTCCAGCGGCGCGGTGTACGAGGACGAGCGCGGCCGCAGTTTCGACACCCAGGGCGAACCCGACGGTTCGCCGTGCTACCCGGTGCCGATCCCCGAGTCGCAGCCCACGGTCCCGCCGGGCGAGGCCACGTACGGGACGCGCAAGATCCTGCTGGAGCACGATCTCCTCGCGGCGGGGGACGCGCTGCCCGTCACACTCCTGCGGGCGGGCGCGGTGCACGGTCCCTACTGCCGCTCGCCGCGCGAGCTCTACTTCGTCAAACGCGCTCTGGACGGCCGCACCCGGCGCGTGCTGGCGTACGGCGGAACCTCGCGCTTCCACCCGCTGCACGCCTCCAACGCCGCCGAGCTGATCCGGCTGGCCGCCCTGCGGCCCGGCTCCCGGGTGCTCAACGCCGCCGACCCGCAGGCGCCGACGGTCGCGGAGATCGGGGAGGCGGTCGACGCGGTGATGGGGCGGGAGACCGAGACGGTGCTGATCGCGGGCGCCGCCTCGCCCGAGGGTGTCGGGCTCTCGCCCTGGGGCGCCCCGCATCCCATCGTGTACGACATGACGGCCGCCGAACGGGAGCTCGGCTACCGGCCGGTGACGGGCTATGCCGAGTCGCTCCCGGAGACCGTCGAATGGATCACCGCGCAACTGGCCGGGCGTGACTGGACGGAGGCCTACCCCGCCATGGTCCGGGCCTACGGGACGGGACTCTTCGACTACGCGGCGGAGGACGCCTGGCTGGAGCAGCACGACCATACGGGGTGA